From the Trichocoleus desertorum ATA4-8-CV12 genome, one window contains:
- a CDS encoding ribonuclease R, which translates to MEFSIAALLANFTDDKLIAPKVLEKKLNCQDDASLRKLQIALDALEKVGILVKERGKYRRVSEEGVVEGKLRCSSKGFCFAIQDEEGAEDIYIRESQLSNAWNGDRVLVRVTKEGSRRRSPEGEVRLILERANSSVLARVKQSEKGFQAVPLDDRLLFELQLKTNGVDLEAALDHLVHVEVQRYPLGQQPPLGKVTQVLGSDAQSAADTDIVSCKYDLRREFPPAVLKAAEALPKKLKAADLKNRLDLRDRLSLALKADSTQQPVDGCDDAVTLEKTEEGNWRLGVHIADVSHYIQTGSPLDIEAQKRGISVYLGEVVLPMLPDAVAQLCCLVPGQDRLAISLLFTVNSEGQVVEYELQPTVIQVDHQLSYPQVQAILERQQPQAEALESEMAAFVESLSDDVKATVDQLALLSQALKAQRRQRGAFELNLPQTRFHYDDEGALGAVVVSSDLSARAMVVEFMLLANQVVAAHLQALGVPGIYRVHPTPNVGEVQELMKLVSNMGINLRLEQEDTIQPQDYQNFTQQFAESRAEKVLTYLLLSTLKPAIYTTHPRAHFGLALEQGYTHFTSPMRRYPDLLVHRILQAVFEKGRDRRSTRAKDSVNLRDGSCYGQINWNVLPPELHQDLETHIATIVNNLSEREKVAQEAEEDLEGLKKAGFMKEHTGEIFQGLITGVQSYGFFVEIEDLLVEGLVHVSSLKDDWYEYRSRQQKLVGRKNRKQYRLGDRVEVQVKSVDYYRQQIDLIAVGGGSEASEDDSDEPGTVMLDSGYDADARSRHAQEE; encoded by the coding sequence ATGGAATTTTCGATCGCGGCACTGTTAGCAAATTTCACGGATGACAAACTAATCGCCCCCAAAGTCTTGGAAAAGAAGCTGAACTGCCAAGATGATGCGAGTCTGCGGAAGCTCCAAATTGCCTTGGATGCTCTAGAAAAGGTGGGGATTTTGGTAAAGGAGCGGGGTAAATACCGCCGAGTCTCGGAAGAAGGTGTGGTAGAGGGCAAACTGCGTTGCTCTAGCAAAGGGTTTTGCTTCGCGATTCAAGATGAAGAGGGAGCAGAGGATATTTACATCCGGGAAAGCCAACTGAGTAATGCTTGGAATGGCGATCGCGTCTTGGTTAGAGTCACCAAGGAAGGGAGTCGTCGTCGTAGCCCTGAAGGAGAAGTACGGTTAATTTTGGAGCGGGCTAACAGTTCTGTGCTGGCGCGGGTGAAGCAATCTGAAAAAGGCTTTCAAGCGGTTCCACTCGACGATCGCTTGTTGTTTGAGCTGCAACTAAAGACCAACGGGGTTGATTTAGAAGCCGCCCTCGATCATTTAGTGCATGTGGAGGTACAACGCTACCCCCTAGGTCAGCAACCGCCTCTAGGGAAAGTGACTCAGGTGCTGGGCAGTGATGCTCAGTCAGCGGCAGATACGGATATTGTCAGCTGCAAGTATGATTTGCGCCGGGAGTTCCCGCCTGCTGTCCTCAAAGCCGCTGAAGCGCTCCCCAAGAAACTCAAAGCTGCCGACCTAAAAAATCGTCTTGATTTGCGCGATCGCCTCAGCCTCGCTCTCAAGGCCGACAGCACTCAGCAACCTGTCGATGGCTGTGACGATGCCGTAACCCTAGAAAAAACGGAGGAAGGCAACTGGCGCTTAGGGGTGCATATTGCGGATGTCTCTCACTATATTCAGACTGGTTCGCCGCTGGATATAGAAGCTCAGAAGCGAGGCATTTCAGTCTATTTGGGAGAGGTGGTGCTACCGATGTTGCCTGATGCAGTAGCGCAACTGTGCTGCTTGGTGCCAGGGCAAGACCGCCTCGCGATCTCCTTACTGTTTACTGTTAATTCTGAAGGTCAGGTTGTTGAGTATGAGTTGCAGCCCACGGTCATTCAGGTTGATCATCAACTCAGCTACCCACAAGTTCAAGCCATTTTAGAACGGCAGCAACCGCAGGCTGAGGCTCTAGAGAGCGAAATGGCAGCTTTTGTTGAGTCGTTGTCTGATGATGTGAAGGCAACGGTTGACCAACTGGCATTGCTCAGTCAAGCGCTAAAAGCTCAGCGTCGTCAGCGGGGTGCCTTTGAACTCAATCTGCCGCAAACCCGCTTCCACTACGACGATGAGGGAGCTTTGGGGGCAGTTGTGGTTTCTTCTGACCTCTCGGCACGGGCAATGGTTGTCGAGTTTATGCTGCTGGCGAACCAAGTCGTAGCGGCTCACTTACAAGCGCTGGGGGTGCCCGGAATTTATCGAGTGCATCCCACACCCAATGTAGGCGAAGTCCAAGAGCTGATGAAGTTAGTCAGCAACATGGGCATTAACCTGCGTCTGGAGCAAGAAGATACGATTCAACCCCAGGACTACCAAAACTTTACCCAGCAGTTTGCGGAGTCACGAGCGGAAAAGGTGCTGACTTACCTGCTGCTGTCTACGCTGAAGCCTGCGATTTACACTACCCATCCCAGAGCGCATTTTGGGCTGGCGCTAGAGCAAGGGTATACACACTTCACCTCACCGATGCGGCGCTATCCTGACTTACTAGTGCATCGCATTCTACAGGCTGTCTTTGAGAAAGGTCGCGATCGCCGCTCTACCCGCGCTAAAGACAGCGTCAACCTACGAGATGGTTCCTGTTACGGCCAAATCAACTGGAACGTGCTGCCACCAGAACTTCACCAAGACCTCGAAACTCATATCGCCACCATCGTCAACAACTTGAGCGAGCGTGAAAAAGTAGCTCAGGAAGCAGAAGAAGACCTGGAAGGCCTGAAGAAAGCTGGGTTCATGAAGGAACACACCGGAGAAATCTTCCAAGGACTCATTACCGGGGTGCAGTCCTACGGTTTCTTTGTCGAAATCGAAGATTTGCTGGTAGAAGGATTGGTGCATGTCAGCTCGCTCAAAGATGACTGGTATGAGTACCGCTCACGCCAACAGAAGCTTGTGGGTCGGAAGAACCGGAAGCAATATCGCTTGGGCGATCGCGTCGAAGTCCAAGTCAAGAGCGTCGATTACTATCGCCAGCAAATTGATCTGATTGCTGTGGGTGGCGGAAGTGAAGCCTCAGAAGATGATTCGGATGAACCTGGAACTGTAATGCTTGATTCGGGTTACGATGCTGACGCTCGCTCTCGTCATGCTCAAGAAGAGTAA
- a CDS encoding UbiX family flavin prenyltransferase, giving the protein MSNFLAVAPPRPLILGVSGASGLIYAVRALKFLLAADYAIELVASKATYMVWQAEQNIRMPPEPGLQEQFWRQQAGVLTGGKLTCHPAGDVGANIASGSFRTLGMLVMPCSMSTVAKLAGGLSSDLLERAADVQLKEGRKLVVVPRETPLSLIHLRNLTTLAEAGARIVPAIPAWYHHPQTIEDLVDFVVARALDQFELDCVPLQRWEGR; this is encoded by the coding sequence GTGTCTAATTTTCTAGCTGTAGCGCCGCCTCGGCCTCTGATTTTGGGTGTGTCAGGGGCGTCGGGTTTAATTTATGCTGTGCGGGCGCTCAAGTTTCTCTTGGCGGCAGACTACGCGATTGAGCTAGTTGCTTCTAAGGCCACCTACATGGTGTGGCAGGCAGAGCAAAACATTCGGATGCCCCCTGAACCTGGGTTGCAAGAACAGTTTTGGCGGCAGCAAGCGGGCGTTTTGACAGGTGGAAAACTCACTTGTCACCCCGCAGGAGATGTGGGCGCTAATATTGCTAGCGGTTCTTTTCGGACTTTAGGCATGTTAGTGATGCCTTGCAGCATGAGTACTGTCGCCAAACTCGCGGGTGGGTTAAGTTCGGATTTGCTAGAACGAGCCGCCGATGTGCAACTCAAGGAAGGGCGCAAATTGGTGGTGGTGCCTCGCGAAACGCCACTCAGCTTAATTCACCTCCGCAACTTGACCACCTTAGCCGAGGCAGGCGCTAGGATTGTGCCAGCCATTCCTGCCTGGTATCACCACCCTCAAACCATTGAGGACTTGGTGGATTTTGTGGTGGCTCGTGCCTTAGACCAGTTTGAGCTAGACTGTGTACCGCTACAGCGTTGGGAGGGGCGCTAA